A single Hippocampus zosterae strain Florida chromosome 1, ASM2543408v3, whole genome shotgun sequence DNA region contains:
- the shroom4 gene encoding protein Shroom4 isoform X2 — MVGPMGVASYWLSKLSPKSLPFYRAALLASVCRRLVHPLWLRRRWGSCGSMETVEQLVSFHRVQVQLSGGAPWGFTLKGGTEHGEPLVITKIEKGGKAARCEKLKVGDELININGSVLYGSRQEALILIKGSYRILKLAVRRRSIPHIRAPSWVPTELPPPPPPHPPCPPLPADSPPLPPPPAPPAMQLHPCACTLTWNTSDNSDLPMQWSQFCRPYSSTDRSSSLGSMESLDTATPVTQPDPDPDSHNSPVDPALFNSQRDSAYSSFSASSNMSDYATVPLRPGDVCPVDRFLQSLGPTCPTSATATADGSLYYGEARAEAQRVGLKFRSLTRPKQKPVEVKGRPSSCSYEEDRRVKDFDVISNGGCGREAHTNPTQSPNGGDSVKNNPSCPHLPNKHCASAPTDISYEENAPSPTHHDFPKVEEGSQTGPSECFYSPMEGCACDMRGGADTTTHQFSQASAGSASLTSHASLDVPEQSQINHPASADILWQNDFEKTQLQCSHLNSNNSPPEPYSQPYPSDAPRSQWGPVSPGPAESLEPSDRHCPEPPNQWGESCSSTPGSVFLEEGMGVIQHHHPWGRSVSVPEDTTGPSTQGGLVPDQILGGDFEPLSAAASVDTLLEAQSADERRSENNLKDSVAVDVSAKKPNPSRNHRRNRRRSERFATNLRNEIQRKKAQLQRSAGPGGLLSCGETVHEEDGADLPDESEDQGPEVTERETSAQLALTHASAKRTCAPEEKLIPSIQKNGDNSPSTTTAVQIVDTGVPNFGVGVRVVEEPAPAGKARRWRWTPEHKLQPEPEPSRLYGVVGESVLGVTQSRHGVCAFTSTSAPSCGRSASCSRAEESDILPFADRRKFFEETSKFTGGSKLSGLSSPRKGEQGPYTNQRRYSYQGGVQQEKPLLPNRVEDRRPSVCSSRDGPKKESERVREWEESARERKRDNMLREIEMQREKERQEREVERERLGEKERQEMVRLWERERQMDLQLERAKENDRLDKEREDEMQRVREEFCGGSFTKDGNRGENFHPSRSTLVPASAFYPVDGASQQALHQGFTARRNTPTQYPTRQQETSKLNRKYSLTERDYTGWRREPHPPDGIGRHHPPSRQASRIPRRVVGDRHDCNGHTLAPLSQRGRTMSENDLHIDAGQRWSPSHSTAASQTLSEVEERADGEQDPSTRTKKKPPPRPPPPKWEQFHRRRASHHTLFASSSTALPQYPRTGEQHPPAHCTSEPSRQRSYSLPPQRQEVVESCPRCSCHQPQTQEPAFSPVPPDRNQLSLSIAPPSPMFSRRAFRPVVPTFFDQHKREIAAPPAPQSSSCRQIEHPHKPPSEAEWTRAPSPRIQNANMLPPAVANGYLGGVLLPESLSALDDKQQQQQQEMCLGSNIQSVEPPKVLETESEATLSPSPTHSLEAELDVPLETDIDDFQEDDGLPVEEEALTSELPCFALPATVLETDIDTLPEPQADPASGARAECSSVEEEPESSREGLSLDELFPHSSEGESGTESWRGAFHNAEHNTDSLERQSGASSSCSSYYSTSAAKAQLLSQMKDLADKEREEDDELTYKRQLMESLRKKLGVLREAQRGLQDDVRANAQLGEEVEGMVVGVCKPNEVDKFRMFIGDLDKVVSLLLSLSGRLLRVETALDMLNPENDDDERLSLLEKKRQLMRQLSEAQDLKDHVDRREQAVSRVLARCLSTEQHRDYSHFVKMKAALLVEQKQLEDKIRLGEEQLRGLRESLGLGLGLGLGMSVGYGHY, encoded by the exons GCGCAGCATCCCACACATCAGGGCTCCCTCCTGGGTTCCGACCGAACTGCCCCCACCTCCTCCGCCTCACCCGCCCTGCCCGCCTCTCCCGGCCGACTCCCCCCCGTTGCCCCCGCCTCCCGCTCCACCTGCCATGCAGCTCCACCCCTGCGCCTGCACGCTAACCTGGAATACGAGTGACAACAG TGACCTGCCCATGCAGTGGAGCCAGTTTTGTCGACCGTACTCGTCCACCGATCGGAGCAGTTCCCTGGGCTCCATGGAGAGCTTGGACACAGCTACGCCGGTTACGCagcccgaccccgaccccgactcGCACAATTCACCTGTGGACCCGGCACTCTTCAATAGCCAGAGAGACTCTGCCTACAGTTCCTTCTCCGCCAGCTCAAACATGTCCGACTACGCCACGGTGCCGCTCAGGCCCGGTGACGTGTGCCCCGTGGACAGGTTCCTCCAAAGCCTGGGGCCGACTTGTCCGACCtccgccaccgccaccgccgACGGAAGTTTATACTACGGCGAGGCCCGGGCCGAGGCGCAGCGAGTTGGTTTGAAGTTCAGGTCATTGACCCGACCCAAGCAGAAGCCCGTGGAGGTCAAAGGGAGGCCCTCCTCCTGTTCTTACGAGGAGGACAGGCGGGTTAAGGACTTTGACGTCATAAGTAATGGAGGATGCGGACGAGAAGCACACACCAATCCCACCCAGTCTCCAAACGGCGGGGACAGTGTCAAGAACAACCCCAGTTGCCCTCATCTTCCAAATAAACATTGCGCTTCCGCTCCAACAGATATTTCCTATGAGGAAAATGCGCCTTCTCCAACTCATCACGACTTCCCTAAAGTCGAAGAAGGCAGCCAAACCGGACCTTCAGAATGCTTCTATAGCCCAATGGAAGGATGCGCATGTGATATGAGGGGCGGTGCGGACACAACCACACATCAGTTCTCTCAGGCCTCTGCTGGTTCTGCTTCATTAACTTCACATGCCTCATTAGATGTTCCTGAGCAGTCTCAAATCAATCACCCCGCCTCTGCAGATATTCTTTGGCAGAACGACTTCGAAAAGACGCAACTTCAGTGTTCACACTTGAATAGTAACAACTCCCCACCAGAACCGTACAGTCAGCCCTATCCCTCAGATGCTCCTCGCAGCCAGTGGGGTCCAGTATCTCCAGGGCCAGCGGAGAGCCTAGAACCGTCAGACAGACATTGCCCGGAGCCGCCGAACCAATGGGGCGAAAGCTGCAGCTCCACCCCTGGATCTGTGTTTTTGGAGGAAGGAATGGGAGTCATTCAGCATCATCACCCTTGGGGACGCTCTGTGAGCGTACCCGAGGACACAACGGGACCATCAACACAGGGCGGGCTGGTTCCTGACCAAATACTCGGAGGAGATTTTGAGCCTCTTAGTGCGGCTGCCAGCGTTGACACGTTACTGGAGGCGCAAAGTGCAGATGAGAGAAGAAGTGAAAACAACTTGAAGGATAGCGTCGCCGTTGACGTTTCCGCGAAAAAGCCAAACCCGTCGAGGAACCATCGGCGAAACCGCCGCCGTAGCGAGCGCTTCGCAACCAACCTCCGGAACGAGATCCAGAGGAAGAAGGCTCAACTTCAGCGGAGCGCTGGCCCAGGAGGATTGCTCTCTTGCGGCGAAACCGTCCACGAAGAGGATGGTGCGGACCTCCCTGATGAGTCCGAAGACCAGGGCCCTGAAGTTACAGAAAGAGAAACCAGCGCTCAACTTGCTTTGACTCATGCTTCCGCCAAGCGGACCTGCGCACCGGAGGAGAAATTAATCCCTTCGATCCAAAAAAACGGTGACAATTCACCATCCACAACTACAGCTGTTCAAATTGTGGACACCGGTGTTCCAAATTTTGGTGTTGGAGTCCGAGTTGTGGAGGAGCCAGCTCCTGCGGGCAAAGCTCGCCGCTGGCGTTGGACCCCCGAACATAAGCTCCAACCGGAACCGGAACCCAGCCGACTGTACGGCGTCGTTGGAGAGAGTGTGTTAGGAGTCACCCAGTCAAGGCACGGCGTTTGCGCCTTCACCTCCACCTCCGCACCCTCCTGCGGCCGCTCTGCTTCCTGTTCTCGAGCGGAGGAGTCCGACATCCTCCCATTTGCAGATCGGAGGAAGTTTTTTGAGGAGACGAGCAAGTTTACGGGCGGATCCAAGCTGTCGGGACTTTCGAGTCCCAGGAAGGGGGAGCAAGGTCCGTACACAAACCAACGGAGGTATTCCTATCAGGGCGGGGTTCAACAAGAAAAGCCCCTGCTTCCAAACAGAGTGGAAGACAGGAGGCCATCAGTATGTAGCAGCCGAGACGGACCAAAGAAGGAGAGCGAACGGGTTAGAGAATGGGAAGAGAGTGCAAGGGAGAGAAAGAGGGACAATATGTTGCGAGAAATCGAGATGCAGCGGGAGAAGGAAAGACAGGAAAGGGAAGTAGAACGAGAGAGACTCGGGGAGAAGGAGCGACAGGAAATGGTCAGACTGTGGGAACGGGAACGCCAGATGGATCTCCAGCTCGAGAGGGCAAAGGAGAACGACCGTCTCGATAAAGAACGAGAAGACGAGATGCAAAGGGTAAGGGAAGAGTTTTGCGGCGGTTCTTTCACGAAAGATGGCAACCGCGGAGAAAACTTCCATCCGAGCCGTAGCACTCTAGTCCCGGCGTCTGCATTCTACCCGGTCGACGGAGCATCGCAGCAAGCGTTGCACCAGGGATTCACGGCGAGGCGCAACACCCCGACACAA TATCCTACCCGGCAGCAAGAAACAAGCAAACTGAACAGAAAGTACAGCCTGACTGAGAG AGACTACACCGGCTGGAGACGGGAGCCCCATCCCCCGGACGGCATCGGTCGACATCATCCGCCATCCCGCCAGGCGTCACGGATCCCACGACGGGTGGTCGGCGACCGACACGACTGCAACGGACACACGTTAGCTCCCCTCTCGCAACGGGGGCGCACCATGTCCGAAAATGATCTCCACATCGATGCCGGTCAGCGTTGGTCGCCATCGCATTCCACCGCCGCCAGCCAGACGCTGAGCGAAGTGGAGGAACGAGCGGACGGAGAGCAAGACCCGTCGAcccggacgaaaaaaaaacctcctccgaggccgccgccgcccaaaTGGGAGCAATTCCACCGCAGGCGAGCGTCCCACCACACACTATTTGCCTCGTCCTCGACTGCCCTTCCGCAATACCCCCGCACGGGAGAGCAGCACCCTCCTGCTCATTGTACCTCTGAGCCGTCCAGGCAGAGGTCGTACAGCCTCCCGCCGCAGAGACAGGAAGTGGTGGAGAGTTGCCCACGCTGCAGCTGCCACCAGCCTCAGACTCAAGAACCCGCCTTCTCTCCCGTGCCGCCCGATCGGAATCAGCTCTCCCTTTCCATTGCCCCGCCCAGTCCCATGTTCTCCAGGCGGGCCTTCAGGCCCGTGGTCCCGACGTTCTTTGACCAACACAAGAGGGAGATTGCGGCACCGCCGGCACCTCAGAGCAG CAGCTGTCGTCAAATCGAGCATCCTCACAAGCCGCCATCTGAAGCTGAGTGGACGAGAGCTCCGTCTCCCAGAATTCAAAACGCCAACATGCTTCCACCTGCCGTGGCAAATGGATACCTTGGTGGCGTTTTACTTCCTGAATCGCTTTCTGCGCTGGAcgacaagcagcagcagcagcagcaagagatGTGTCTGGGCTCAAACATCCAGAGTGTTGAGCCACCAAAGGTTCTTGAAACCGAGTCAGAGGCGACCCTCAGCCCGAGCCCCACCCACAGCCTGGAGGCGGAACTGGATGTCCCTTTAGAAACGGACATTGACGACTTCCAGGAAGATGACGGACTTCCTGTGGAGGAAGAGGCGCTCACCAGCGAGCTTCCTTGCTTCGCTTTGCCGGCCACTGTCCTGGAGACGGACATTGACACCTTACCTGAGCCGCAGGCTGATCCGGCGAGCGGTGCCCGGGCAGAGTGCAGCTCCGTGGAGGAGGAGCCGGAGAGTAGCAGGGAGGGGCTGAGCTTGGATGAACTTTTCCCCCATAGCAGTGAGGGAGAGTCGGGAACGGAGAGCTGGAGGGGTGCCTTCCATAACGCCGAGCACAACACTGACAGTTTGGAGAG GCAGTCTGGGgcgagctccagctgctcctctTATTACAGTACGTCGGCAGCCAAGGCTCAGCTCTTGTCCCAGATGAAAGACTTGGCCGACAAAGAGCGGGAAGAGGACGACGAGCTTACCTATAAG AGACAGCTGATGGAGAGTCTGCGTAAGAAACTGGGGGTACTGAGGGAAGCCCAACGGGGGCTTCAGGACGACGTCAGGGCCAACGCGCAGCTGGGGGAAGAGGTGGAGGGCATGGTGGTGGGCGTGTGCAAGCCCAACGAGGTGGACAAGTTCCGCATGTTCATCGGTGACCTGGACAAGGTGGTCAGCCTGCTGCTGTCGCTGTCGGGGCGTCTGCTGAGGGTGGAGACCGCGCTCGACATGCTCAACCCTGAAAACGATGACGACGAGAGG CTCTCCCTGCTGGAGAAAAAGCGACAGCTCATGAGGCAGCTATCGGAGGCCCAAGACTTGAAGGACCACGTCGACCGCAGGGAGCAGGCAGTCAGCCGGGTTCTGGCCCGATGCCTCTCCACGGAGCAGCACAGAGACTACAG ccACTTTGTGAAGATGAAGGCAGCCCTGCTGGTGGAGCAGAAGCAGCTGGAAGACAAGATCCGACTGGGAGAGGAGCAGCTGAGGGGGCTCAGGGAGAGTCTGGGGCTGGGCCTCGGTCTGGGATTGGGAATGTCTGTGGGCTACGGGCATTACTGA
- the shroom4 gene encoding protein Shroom4 isoform X1, producing the protein MVGPMGVASYWLSKLSPKSLPFYRAALLASVCRRLVHPLWLRRRWGSCGSMETVEQLVSFHRVQVQLSGGAPWGFTLKGGTEHGEPLVITKIEKGGKAARCEKLKVGDELININGSVLYGSRQEALILIKGSYRILKLAVRRRSIPHIRAPSWVPTELPPPPPPHPPCPPLPADSPPLPPPPAPPAMQLHPCACTLTWNTSDNSDLPMQWSQFCRPYSSTDRSSSLGSMESLDTATPVTQPDPDPDSHNSPVDPALFNSQRDSAYSSFSASSNMSDYATVPLRPGDVCPVDRFLQSLGPTCPTSATATADGSLYYGEARAEAQRVGLKFRSLTRPKQKPVEVKGRPSSCSYEEDRRVKDFDVISNGGCGREAHTNPTQSPNGGDSVKNNPSCPHLPNKHCASAPTDISYEENAPSPTHHDFPKVEEGSQTGPSECFYSPMEGCACDMRGGADTTTHQFSQASAGSASLTSHASLDVPEQSQINHPASADILWQNDFEKTQLQCSHLNSNNSPPEPYSQPYPSDAPRSQWGPVSPGPAESLEPSDRHCPEPPNQWGESCSSTPGSVFLEEGMGVIQHHHPWGRSVSVPEDTTGPSTQGGLVPDQILGGDFEPLSAAASVDTLLEAQSADERRSENNLKDSVAVDVSAKKPNPSRNHRRNRRRSERFATNLRNEIQRKKAQLQRSAGPGGLLSCGETVHEEDGADLPDESEDQGPEVTERETSAQLALTHASAKRTCAPEEKLIPSIQKNGDNSPSTTTAVQIVDTGVPNFGVGVRVVEEPAPAGKARRWRWTPEHKLQPEPEPSRLYGVVGESVLGVTQSRHGVCAFTSTSAPSCGRSASCSRAEESDILPFADRRKFFEETSKFTGGSKLSGLSSPRKGEQGPYTNQRRYSYQGGVQQEKPLLPNRVEDRRPSVCSSRDGPKKESERVREWEESARERKRDNMLREIEMQREKERQEREVERERLGEKERQEMVRLWERERQMDLQLERAKENDRLDKEREDEMQRVREEFCGGSFTKDGNRGENFHPSRSTLVPASAFYPVDGASQQALHQGFTARRNTPTQYPTRQQETSKLNRKYSLTERDYTGWRREPHPPDGIGRHHPPSRQASRIPRRVVGDRHDCNGHTLAPLSQRGRTMSENDLHIDAGQRWSPSHSTAASQTLSEVEERADGEQDPSTRTKKKPPPRPPPPKWEQFHRRRASHHTLFASSSTALPQYPRTGEQHPPAHCTSEPSRQRSYSLPPQRQEVVESCPRCSCHQPQTQEPAFSPVPPDRNQLSLSIAPPSPMFSRRAFRPVVPTFFDQHKREIAAPPAPQSSESNSSCRQIEHPHKPPSEAEWTRAPSPRIQNANMLPPAVANGYLGGVLLPESLSALDDKQQQQQQEMCLGSNIQSVEPPKVLETESEATLSPSPTHSLEAELDVPLETDIDDFQEDDGLPVEEEALTSELPCFALPATVLETDIDTLPEPQADPASGARAECSSVEEEPESSREGLSLDELFPHSSEGESGTESWRGAFHNAEHNTDSLERQSGASSSCSSYYSTSAAKAQLLSQMKDLADKEREEDDELTYKRQLMESLRKKLGVLREAQRGLQDDVRANAQLGEEVEGMVVGVCKPNEVDKFRMFIGDLDKVVSLLLSLSGRLLRVETALDMLNPENDDDERLSLLEKKRQLMRQLSEAQDLKDHVDRREQAVSRVLARCLSTEQHRDYSHFVKMKAALLVEQKQLEDKIRLGEEQLRGLRESLGLGLGLGLGMSVGYGHY; encoded by the exons GCGCAGCATCCCACACATCAGGGCTCCCTCCTGGGTTCCGACCGAACTGCCCCCACCTCCTCCGCCTCACCCGCCCTGCCCGCCTCTCCCGGCCGACTCCCCCCCGTTGCCCCCGCCTCCCGCTCCACCTGCCATGCAGCTCCACCCCTGCGCCTGCACGCTAACCTGGAATACGAGTGACAACAG TGACCTGCCCATGCAGTGGAGCCAGTTTTGTCGACCGTACTCGTCCACCGATCGGAGCAGTTCCCTGGGCTCCATGGAGAGCTTGGACACAGCTACGCCGGTTACGCagcccgaccccgaccccgactcGCACAATTCACCTGTGGACCCGGCACTCTTCAATAGCCAGAGAGACTCTGCCTACAGTTCCTTCTCCGCCAGCTCAAACATGTCCGACTACGCCACGGTGCCGCTCAGGCCCGGTGACGTGTGCCCCGTGGACAGGTTCCTCCAAAGCCTGGGGCCGACTTGTCCGACCtccgccaccgccaccgccgACGGAAGTTTATACTACGGCGAGGCCCGGGCCGAGGCGCAGCGAGTTGGTTTGAAGTTCAGGTCATTGACCCGACCCAAGCAGAAGCCCGTGGAGGTCAAAGGGAGGCCCTCCTCCTGTTCTTACGAGGAGGACAGGCGGGTTAAGGACTTTGACGTCATAAGTAATGGAGGATGCGGACGAGAAGCACACACCAATCCCACCCAGTCTCCAAACGGCGGGGACAGTGTCAAGAACAACCCCAGTTGCCCTCATCTTCCAAATAAACATTGCGCTTCCGCTCCAACAGATATTTCCTATGAGGAAAATGCGCCTTCTCCAACTCATCACGACTTCCCTAAAGTCGAAGAAGGCAGCCAAACCGGACCTTCAGAATGCTTCTATAGCCCAATGGAAGGATGCGCATGTGATATGAGGGGCGGTGCGGACACAACCACACATCAGTTCTCTCAGGCCTCTGCTGGTTCTGCTTCATTAACTTCACATGCCTCATTAGATGTTCCTGAGCAGTCTCAAATCAATCACCCCGCCTCTGCAGATATTCTTTGGCAGAACGACTTCGAAAAGACGCAACTTCAGTGTTCACACTTGAATAGTAACAACTCCCCACCAGAACCGTACAGTCAGCCCTATCCCTCAGATGCTCCTCGCAGCCAGTGGGGTCCAGTATCTCCAGGGCCAGCGGAGAGCCTAGAACCGTCAGACAGACATTGCCCGGAGCCGCCGAACCAATGGGGCGAAAGCTGCAGCTCCACCCCTGGATCTGTGTTTTTGGAGGAAGGAATGGGAGTCATTCAGCATCATCACCCTTGGGGACGCTCTGTGAGCGTACCCGAGGACACAACGGGACCATCAACACAGGGCGGGCTGGTTCCTGACCAAATACTCGGAGGAGATTTTGAGCCTCTTAGTGCGGCTGCCAGCGTTGACACGTTACTGGAGGCGCAAAGTGCAGATGAGAGAAGAAGTGAAAACAACTTGAAGGATAGCGTCGCCGTTGACGTTTCCGCGAAAAAGCCAAACCCGTCGAGGAACCATCGGCGAAACCGCCGCCGTAGCGAGCGCTTCGCAACCAACCTCCGGAACGAGATCCAGAGGAAGAAGGCTCAACTTCAGCGGAGCGCTGGCCCAGGAGGATTGCTCTCTTGCGGCGAAACCGTCCACGAAGAGGATGGTGCGGACCTCCCTGATGAGTCCGAAGACCAGGGCCCTGAAGTTACAGAAAGAGAAACCAGCGCTCAACTTGCTTTGACTCATGCTTCCGCCAAGCGGACCTGCGCACCGGAGGAGAAATTAATCCCTTCGATCCAAAAAAACGGTGACAATTCACCATCCACAACTACAGCTGTTCAAATTGTGGACACCGGTGTTCCAAATTTTGGTGTTGGAGTCCGAGTTGTGGAGGAGCCAGCTCCTGCGGGCAAAGCTCGCCGCTGGCGTTGGACCCCCGAACATAAGCTCCAACCGGAACCGGAACCCAGCCGACTGTACGGCGTCGTTGGAGAGAGTGTGTTAGGAGTCACCCAGTCAAGGCACGGCGTTTGCGCCTTCACCTCCACCTCCGCACCCTCCTGCGGCCGCTCTGCTTCCTGTTCTCGAGCGGAGGAGTCCGACATCCTCCCATTTGCAGATCGGAGGAAGTTTTTTGAGGAGACGAGCAAGTTTACGGGCGGATCCAAGCTGTCGGGACTTTCGAGTCCCAGGAAGGGGGAGCAAGGTCCGTACACAAACCAACGGAGGTATTCCTATCAGGGCGGGGTTCAACAAGAAAAGCCCCTGCTTCCAAACAGAGTGGAAGACAGGAGGCCATCAGTATGTAGCAGCCGAGACGGACCAAAGAAGGAGAGCGAACGGGTTAGAGAATGGGAAGAGAGTGCAAGGGAGAGAAAGAGGGACAATATGTTGCGAGAAATCGAGATGCAGCGGGAGAAGGAAAGACAGGAAAGGGAAGTAGAACGAGAGAGACTCGGGGAGAAGGAGCGACAGGAAATGGTCAGACTGTGGGAACGGGAACGCCAGATGGATCTCCAGCTCGAGAGGGCAAAGGAGAACGACCGTCTCGATAAAGAACGAGAAGACGAGATGCAAAGGGTAAGGGAAGAGTTTTGCGGCGGTTCTTTCACGAAAGATGGCAACCGCGGAGAAAACTTCCATCCGAGCCGTAGCACTCTAGTCCCGGCGTCTGCATTCTACCCGGTCGACGGAGCATCGCAGCAAGCGTTGCACCAGGGATTCACGGCGAGGCGCAACACCCCGACACAA TATCCTACCCGGCAGCAAGAAACAAGCAAACTGAACAGAAAGTACAGCCTGACTGAGAG AGACTACACCGGCTGGAGACGGGAGCCCCATCCCCCGGACGGCATCGGTCGACATCATCCGCCATCCCGCCAGGCGTCACGGATCCCACGACGGGTGGTCGGCGACCGACACGACTGCAACGGACACACGTTAGCTCCCCTCTCGCAACGGGGGCGCACCATGTCCGAAAATGATCTCCACATCGATGCCGGTCAGCGTTGGTCGCCATCGCATTCCACCGCCGCCAGCCAGACGCTGAGCGAAGTGGAGGAACGAGCGGACGGAGAGCAAGACCCGTCGAcccggacgaaaaaaaaacctcctccgaggccgccgccgcccaaaTGGGAGCAATTCCACCGCAGGCGAGCGTCCCACCACACACTATTTGCCTCGTCCTCGACTGCCCTTCCGCAATACCCCCGCACGGGAGAGCAGCACCCTCCTGCTCATTGTACCTCTGAGCCGTCCAGGCAGAGGTCGTACAGCCTCCCGCCGCAGAGACAGGAAGTGGTGGAGAGTTGCCCACGCTGCAGCTGCCACCAGCCTCAGACTCAAGAACCCGCCTTCTCTCCCGTGCCGCCCGATCGGAATCAGCTCTCCCTTTCCATTGCCCCGCCCAGTCCCATGTTCTCCAGGCGGGCCTTCAGGCCCGTGGTCCCGACGTTCTTTGACCAACACAAGAGGGAGATTGCGGCACCGCCGGCACCTCAGAGCAG TGAATCAAACAGCAGCTGTCGTCAAATCGAGCATCCTCACAAGCCGCCATCTGAAGCTGAGTGGACGAGAGCTCCGTCTCCCAGAATTCAAAACGCCAACATGCTTCCACCTGCCGTGGCAAATGGATACCTTGGTGGCGTTTTACTTCCTGAATCGCTTTCTGCGCTGGAcgacaagcagcagcagcagcagcaagagatGTGTCTGGGCTCAAACATCCAGAGTGTTGAGCCACCAAAGGTTCTTGAAACCGAGTCAGAGGCGACCCTCAGCCCGAGCCCCACCCACAGCCTGGAGGCGGAACTGGATGTCCCTTTAGAAACGGACATTGACGACTTCCAGGAAGATGACGGACTTCCTGTGGAGGAAGAGGCGCTCACCAGCGAGCTTCCTTGCTTCGCTTTGCCGGCCACTGTCCTGGAGACGGACATTGACACCTTACCTGAGCCGCAGGCTGATCCGGCGAGCGGTGCCCGGGCAGAGTGCAGCTCCGTGGAGGAGGAGCCGGAGAGTAGCAGGGAGGGGCTGAGCTTGGATGAACTTTTCCCCCATAGCAGTGAGGGAGAGTCGGGAACGGAGAGCTGGAGGGGTGCCTTCCATAACGCCGAGCACAACACTGACAGTTTGGAGAG GCAGTCTGGGgcgagctccagctgctcctctTATTACAGTACGTCGGCAGCCAAGGCTCAGCTCTTGTCCCAGATGAAAGACTTGGCCGACAAAGAGCGGGAAGAGGACGACGAGCTTACCTATAAG AGACAGCTGATGGAGAGTCTGCGTAAGAAACTGGGGGTACTGAGGGAAGCCCAACGGGGGCTTCAGGACGACGTCAGGGCCAACGCGCAGCTGGGGGAAGAGGTGGAGGGCATGGTGGTGGGCGTGTGCAAGCCCAACGAGGTGGACAAGTTCCGCATGTTCATCGGTGACCTGGACAAGGTGGTCAGCCTGCTGCTGTCGCTGTCGGGGCGTCTGCTGAGGGTGGAGACCGCGCTCGACATGCTCAACCCTGAAAACGATGACGACGAGAGG CTCTCCCTGCTGGAGAAAAAGCGACAGCTCATGAGGCAGCTATCGGAGGCCCAAGACTTGAAGGACCACGTCGACCGCAGGGAGCAGGCAGTCAGCCGGGTTCTGGCCCGATGCCTCTCCACGGAGCAGCACAGAGACTACAG ccACTTTGTGAAGATGAAGGCAGCCCTGCTGGTGGAGCAGAAGCAGCTGGAAGACAAGATCCGACTGGGAGAGGAGCAGCTGAGGGGGCTCAGGGAGAGTCTGGGGCTGGGCCTCGGTCTGGGATTGGGAATGTCTGTGGGCTACGGGCATTACTGA